The Pleuronectes platessa chromosome 23, fPlePla1.1, whole genome shotgun sequence genome contains a region encoding:
- the LOC128429903 gene encoding NLR family CARD domain-containing protein 3, producing MRRIKRKLIDSAADPSPELSISSHMTTDGSEGPGGVSWRSDASMHIPPNIGDGSPEGWRPKTELKGDSEFNLSSCSSQTTTDGSQGPGGVSWKSDASMHIPPNIGDGRPKRSHTTDGSLGPGGVSWKSDASMHIPPNIGAESPESQMSEEPSGLSCKQCLRSDWDESDSPCSTCGTKRQKLSQSHRVGTGVQDLFKLKDNFKEEMRKKFTFTSEGTGDDRVSLDNIYTEVFITAGESGGQEAEHEFSQLERKLKMPSLSKYTVNLKDIFRPSSGQEKIQRLVLTKGMAGIGKSFSVHKFIYDWAKGDTNTDFDFVFYFAFRELNLSSGDKSLHKLLTDFHPVLGNLESPELYAKTKVVVILDGLDESRLKLDFENTGRQTSLSEETSLGTLLVNLIQGNLLPDAKVWITSRPSASSQIPSEYVDMVTEIRGFNDAQKTEYFRRRFSHDLGLAERIDSHIHSSQHLQIMCQTPIFCWISAILFQEVFAEDKNAEIPQTLTEMMAHYLLALTKRRNRKYDKKPQENFLITHREFLLKLGKLAFDHLQKNSLIFYEEELEAYGIDIKEASIHSGFCTSVLREEDVFSHRKVFFFVHLTIQEFFAALYVYDCFTNKKTTELNDFLKLKDKEPTLLELLKVTVERVLKKKNCHLVYFLRFLLGLLVEANMRVLQGLLTLPDPSQDIDKKILTYLKSIRRKTLSPGDNIVLFRVMIEIRDQKVKEEIEEYLKTEYGSTPELSPLHCSALAYMLQISENDLDLLDLKSYNTSDEGRKRLIPAVRSSRKAILASCNVTTERVEHVAFGLTFPWSPLRDLDLSNNDLKDSGVKLLCDGLKSQHCKLKKLRLSGCLVTKTGCECLASALQSNPSHLKELNLSYNDPGESGINLLSTMKEDSKYKLDILKFDHCGSHRMKPGFKKYACELTLDPNTAHKNLRLSEENRKVTWGEEQQSYHPHPERFDQCPQVLCEQSLDGCCYWEVEVTEPFNIGVTYKPPLRSGDVDDCKLGCNDKSWSLVCSDEGCYTLHRSQRVGVSSLCQRSSRVGVYLDWPGGSLSFYRVLSNNWVHLHTFRTKFSEPLYPAVELHTHSSALFC from the exons aTGAGAAGAATAAAGAGGAAGTTGATTGACAGCGCTGCGGACCCCAGCCCTGAGTTATCAATCAG TTCACACATGACAACAGATGGGTCAGAGGGTCCTGGTGGAGTCTCCTGGAGGAGCGACGCATCCATGCACATACCACCTAACATCGGAGATGGGAGTCCTGAAGG GTGGAGACCAAAGACAGAGCTCAAAGGAGATTCAGAGTTTAATCTCTCCTCTTGTAGTTCTCAGACGACAACAGATGGGTCCCAGGGTCCTGGTGGAGTCTCCTGGAAGAGTGATGCATCCATGCACATACCACCTAACATCGGAGATGGAAGGCCTAAACG TTCACACACGACAGATGGATCCTTGGGTCCCGGTGGAGTCTCCTGGAAGAGTGATGCCTCCATGCACATACCACCTAACATAGGAGCTGAGAGTCCTGAAAG CCAGATGAGTGAGGAACCATCAGGCCTGTCATGCAAACAGTGTCTCAGATCAGACTGGGATGAGTCGGACTCCCCTTGTTCGACGTGTGGAACGAAACGTCAGAAACTATCTCAAAGCCATAGAGTTGGTACCG GGGTCCAGGATctcttcaaattaaaagataaTTTTAAAGAAGAAATGCGGAAAAAATTTACCTTCACATCTGAAGGTACTGGTGACGATCGGGTTTCTTTGgacaacatctacacagaagTCTTTATCACCGCTGGAGAGAGCGGAGGGCAAGAAGCAGAGCATGAGTTCAGTCAGCTGGAACGTAAATTGAAAATGCCTTCATTGTCTAAATATACAGTGAACCTCAAGGATATCTTCAGACCTTCGTCTGGCCAAGAGAAAATCCAAAGACTAGTTCTGACGAAGGGCATGGCAGGGATCGGAAAATCTTTTTCTGTGCACAAATTCATCTACGACTGGGCCAAGGGTGATACAAACACagattttgattttgttttctacTTTGCTTTCCGAGAGCTGAATTTGAGTTCAGGCGATAAAAGCTTGCACAAGCTCCTGACCGACTTCCACCCTGTACTTGGTAATTTGGAAAGTCCAGAGCTTTATGCCAAAACCAAGGTTGTAGTGATCCtggacggcctggatgaaagcagactcAAACTGGACTTTGAGAACACTGGGAGGCAAACATCTCTGAGTGAAGAAACATCTCTGGGAACTCTCCTAGTAAACCTGATCCAGGGTAACCTTCTCCCGGATGCTAAAGTCTGGATCACTTCTCGTCCATCAGCATCCAGTCAGATCCCATCAGAGTATGTGGACATGGTGACAGAGATAAGAGGGTTCAACGATGCacaaaaaactgaatatttcaGGAGGAGATTTAGTCATGACTTGGGTCTGGCTGAGAGGATCGATTCACATATCCACTCTTCACAACATCTCCAAATTATGTGCCAGACACCAATCTTCTGCTGGATTTCTGCCATATTATTCCAGGAGGTGTTTGCTGAAGACAAGAACGCTGAAATTCCTCAAACTCTGACAGAGATGATGGCACATTATTTGTTGGCTCTGACAAAACGTAGAAACAGAAAATATGACAAGAAGCCTCAAGAAAACTTTCTGATAACACATAGAGAATTTCTTTTGAAACTGGGCAAGCTTGCGTTTGATCATCTGCAGAAGAACAGCCTCATTTTCTATGAGGAAGAGCTGGAAGCCTATGGCATTGACATAAAAGAAGCATCTATCCACTCTGGATTTTGCACATCAGTTCTTAGGGAGGAAGATGTCTTTTCCCATAGAAAGGTTTTCTTCTTTGTTCATCTGACCATTCAGGAGTTCTTTGCAGCTCTTTACGTTTATGACTGTTTTACGAACAAGAAAACGACAGAGCTCAACGACTTCCTGAAACTGAAGGACAAAGAACCAACTTTACTCGAGCTTCTGAAAGTCACAGTTGAGAGAgtgttgaagaagaagaattgcCACCTGGTCTACTTCTTACGATTCCTCCTGGGCCTCCTGGTTGAAGCTAATATGAGAGTCCTTCAGGGTCTCCTAACATTGCCGGACCCAAGCCAAGATATCGACAAGAAAATATTAACTTACCTGAAATCCATCCGGAGAAAGACCCTCTCTCCAGGAGATAACATCGTCCTTTTTAGGGTCATGATTGAAATAAGAGACCAGAAAGTCAAAGAAGAGATTGAGGAATATTTGAAGACAGAATATGGTTCAACACCTGAGCTGTCTCCCCTGCACTGCTCTGCACtagcctacatgctgcagatatCAGAGAATGATCTGGATTTGTTGGACTTGAAGAGTTACAACACATCCGATGAGGGCAGAAAGAGGCTGATACCAGCAGTGAGGAGCAGCAGAAAGGCCAT ACTGGCATCCTGCAACGTGACGACAGAGCGGGTTGAGCATGTGGCCTTTGGTCTCACGTTTCCCTGGTCACCTCTGAGAGATCTGGACCTGAGCAACAATGACCTGAAAGATTCAGGAGTAAAGCTGCTCTGTGATGGTCTGAAGAGTCAACActgcaaactgaaaaaactgag ATTGTCGGGTTGTCTGGTGACAAAGACTGGATGTGAGTGTCTGGCCTCAGCTCTCCAGTCCAACCCCTCCCACCTGAAAGAACTGAACCTGAGCTACAATGATCCAGGAGAGTCAGGAATCAACCTTCTCTCTACGATGAAAGAAGATTCAAAATACAAGCTCGACATTCTCAA GTTTGATCATTGTGGAAGTCACCGGATGAAACCAGGATTCAAGAAAT ATGCCTGCGAGCTCACGTTGGACCCCAACACAGCTCATAAGAACCTGCGCCTGTCTGAAGAGAACAGGAAGGTGACCTGGGGGGAAGAGCAGCAGTCATATCACCCTCACCCAGAGAGGTTTGATCAGTGCCCACAAGTGCTGTGTGAGCAGAGTCTGGATGGGTGCTGCTACTGGGAGGTGGAAGTGACGGAGCCCTTCAACATTGGGGTAACATACAAGCCACCTCTCAGGAGCGGGGATGTGGACGATTGCAAGCTGGGATGCAACGACAAGTCTTGGAGTCTGGTTTGCTCCGATGAGGGTTGTTACACTCTGCACCGCAGCCAGAGAGTCGGTGTGTCCTCCCTCTGCCAGCGCTCCAGTCGGGTGGGAGTGTATCTGGACTGGCCGGGGGGAagtctgtccttctacagagtTCTCTCCAACAACTGGGTTCACCTCCATACCTTCAGAACGAAGTTCAGTGAGCCCCTCTATCCCGCTGTCGAACTCCACACTCATTCTTCTGCATTATTTTGCTAG
- the LOC128429904 gene encoding serine/threonine-protein kinase DCLK2: MSLSKTLELEHFEERDKVRRGRSTRAKRDESTSSAGGGGSGPSSRGSSLVPSPAHSANCSYYRTRTLQALTSEKRAKKVRFYRNGDRYFKGLVYAVSSDRFRSYDALLMELTRSLADNLHLPQGVRAIYTIDGSKKITSMDELVEGECYICASNEPYRKVDYNKISVPNWKPGAAAGAASSTRSTTVSTGVSASAAATAATVPRERPEGREGRESKDFIKPKLVTVIRSGVKPRKAVRVLLNKKTAHSFEQVLADITEAIKLDSGAVKRLYTLDGKQLTCLQDFFGDDDVFMACGPEKFRYAQDDFVLTHTTKTQTFVNECRVKAPRPAAPQKAAPPKTPSSSCLSSSRTRTKSPGPANEPSGKSSRSSPSPTSPRPQRSLKISARRSSSTDVNGESEQPEDDIVEVNGNRTVSSSNINDKYKVGKVIGDGNFAVVKDCVERSTGKEYALKIIDKARCCGKEHLIENEVAVLRRVSHPSIIQLIEVEETPSQLFLVMELVKGGDLFDAITSSTKYSERDASAMVFNLAGAVKYLHRMNIVHRDIKPENLLVCEYPDGTKSLKLGDFGLATVVEGPLYTVCGTPTYVAPEIIAETGYGLKVDIWAAGVITYILLCGFPPFRSENNVQEELFDQILRGKLEFPSPDWDAISLPAKMLISQMLQVNVDTRFTAEEVLLHCWVTDEAPIDSNAVSSTEDQTSGDALEPEQELPILESKQVPSPMV; the protein is encoded by the exons ATGTCGCTGAGCAAGACCCTCGAGCTGGAGCACTTTGAGGAACGAGACAAGGTTCGCCGGGGACGCTCCACCCGGGCCAAGAGGGATGAATCTACAAGCAGCGCTGGTGGTGGGGGGTCTGGCCCCAGCTCCAGGGGCAGCAGCCTGGTTCCCAGCCCTGCCCACAGCGCCAACTGCAGCTATTACCGGACCCGAACCCTGCAGGCGCTCACCTCGGAGAAAAGGGCCAAAAAGGTCCGGTTCTACCGCAACGGAGACCGGTACTTCAAGGGTCTGGTGTACGCCGTCTCCAGTGATCGGTTCCGCTCCTACGACGCCCTGCTGATGGAGCTGACGCGCTCATTGGCCGATAACCTTCATCTGCCACAAGGGGTTCGCGCAATCTACACGATAGACGGCAGCAAAAAGATCACCAGTATGGACGAGCTGGTGGAAG gtgagTGCTACATTTGTGCGTCCAACGAGCCGTACCGGAAGGTCGACTACAACAAGATCTCCGTCCCCAACTGGAAGCCTGGTGCCGCGGCCGGTGCGGCCAGCTCCACCCGCTCCACCACGGTGTCCACTGGTGTGTCAGCGAGcgccgccgccaccgccgccaccGTCCCCAGAGAGCGCCCTGAGGGGCGAGAGggcagggagagcaaggacttCATCAAGCCCAAGCTGGTGACGGTGATCCGCAGCGGCGTGAAGCCCCGCAAGGCCGTGAGGGTCCTGCTGAACAAGAAGACGGCTCACTCCTTCGAGCAGGTGCTGGCCGACATCACCGAGGCCATCAAGCTGGACTCTGGAGCCGTGAAGAGGTTGTACACGCTGGACGGAAAACAG CTGACCTGTCTGCAGGATTTCTTCGGAGATGACGACGTGTTCATGGCGTGCGGCCCGGAGAAGTTCCGTTACGCTCAGGACGACTttgtgctcacacacaccacCAAGACGCAGACGTTTGTTAATG AATGCCGAGTGAAAGCGCCTCgccctgctgctcctcagaagGCTGCACCTCCCAAGACTCCCAGCAGCTCCTGCCTCTCCTCATCCAGGACCAGAACCAAGTCTcctggtccag CCAATGAGCCCTCAGGGAAGTCATCCAGGTCCAGCCCCTCCCCCACCAGCCCGCGGCCTCAACGCAGCCTCAAG ATCTCTGCCCGTCGCTCGTCCTCCACTGACGTCAACGGAGAGTCCGAGCAGCCGGAGGACGACATTGTCGAGG TTAACGGGAATCGAACGGTTTCTTCCTCCAACATCAACGACAAGTACAAAGTCGGGAAAGTGATCGGAGATGGAAACTTCGCTGTGGTGAAGGATTGTGTGGAGAG gtcgaCGGGAAAGGAATACGCCCTGAAGATCATCGACAAGGCTCGATGCTGTGGGAAG gaGCACCTGATAGAGAACGAGGTGGCGGTCCTGCGGAGGGTCAGCCATCCGAGCATCATCCAGCTAATCGAGGTGGAGGAAACGCCGTCTCAGCTGTTCCTCGTCATGGAGCTCGTCaag GGCGGCGACCTGTTCGACgccatcacctcctccactaAGTACAGTGAGCGAGACGCCAGCGCCATGGTCTTCAACCTGGCCGGAGCCGTCAAGTACCTGCACCGCATGAACATCGTCCACCGCGACATCAAGCCGGAGAACCtgctg GTGTGTGAGTATCCAGACGGCACCAAGTCCCTGAAGCTGGGGGACTTTGGCTTGGCGACGGTGGTGGAGGGGCCGCTCTACACCGTCTGTGGGACGCCAACGTACGTGGCCCCGGAGATCATCGCAGAGACCGG tTATGGTCTCAAAGTCGACATCTGGGCGGCCGGAGTCATCACCTACATCCTGTTGTGTGGATTCCCTCCATTCAGAAG TGAGAACAACGTGCAGGAGGAGCTGTTCGATCAGATCCTCAGAGGGAAGCTGGAGTTCCCATCTCCGGACTGGGACGCCATCAGTCTGCCTGCGAAG ATGCTGATTAGTCAGATGCTGCAGGTGAACGTAGACACTCGCTTCACTGCAGAGGAAGTTTTGTTACACTGCTGGGTGACg GACGAAGCTCCCATCGACTCCAACGCTGTGAGCAGCACTGAAGACCAGACCAGTGGGGACGCACTGGAACCAGAGCAGGAATTACCAATTCTGGAATCCAAACAAGTTCCTTCACCTATGGTCTAA
- the LOC128429902 gene encoding SH3 domain-containing protein 19: MAEARSEEEEENMRESREQVVRRQPRTSGGRSERRKPEHRHSQGPLSSIRAAIKRTSTRSTSLSETSNTRERDRDRERERRRPEITILSAEPLASTSWFPGASGGFPPPPPPAAQIWGPTIPPSIQPPPSYEEVIREKTQEQVLLPSSSSSSSSSPSSSLTRPISTTTIATQTDPGSAPDPQDPQVSRPVRPPRPSPLSNPPKSSPVDDITTTASQSTPTSLNSDCVGTNTEPETVPHASALTQCCNVLTQLGSPLTSTTCAQTDQRDQAFTAVDSPPSASSQVPLERPRPRPRSKLGVQRISRSEVKVQTLVKLREDGYATLAARAQADSTNPEVSQGKYLQELLDAFSSDDWGFPDQHSDSSEHSRSESEDEDEDMAALKARIQAFEKQQVADGSCGETNDGDFVVTKKPEPRPRPRLQPAKSAPPTVAPKPKNFSHSSKPSSKVFWEDVCLTAESVAQETLESLSEESNAETPTPPESAPCVLKPAAAPSKPSVAPKPQPASETPPSSNLSSPASAPVPAPRPPPPKLTASLSEAPNPKPPPRPPVAPRACVGAAQQDKSNTAGQSIPTLPPRPSVEVSVGAQAEPQAEETQDDAKPTVKVGSVRPGVPTKPAALTSHRRVSVPNLAPKPTGTSPTPPDPNPVSSKSAAAPAQAPKPSGPPAATTTPVPAKPPVTAPAPSLRKSPVIQQKAESTRAANPSDPPLPRRPSGEKLLPLRPPPIKSTPGRPPPPAVNSTSSANQIPPSSRASPALSVSPAAQSSQTTPPPVTANKLPAQRVSKRGPPLPPRPKPGHPLYTSYTKQEVLIVLDDPLPSERLPDEGVGQTSVVPLINPSQCLLDLDTQPEPVPDQDGQSKPSLEDVSLSESQSILPVQPPEQKDQPDPPPVSGPRCVALFDYEGEEGDELTFSQGDVIALLELKGPEWGRGQIHGRIGIFPLSFTEVVEPLPQTPTSLEETSKATAMDTTVKENNEPKTSQDSNSEVEEEVEVEEWAVALFDFPGQTEEDLSFHKGALIRVIKHIDTEWRRGRLEGREGLYPAAFTQLHQVQPIPDQQSAVKGAGKALFDFTAESEDELTLKAGDDITQVEFVDEQWILGVVGGRRGLFPKNYISFL; encoded by the exons GTCGTTCTGAGAGACGCAAGCCCGAGCATCGTCACAG ccaGGGTCCCCTCTCGTCCATCAGAGCTGCCATCAAAAGAA CCTCCACCAGGTCCACCTCTCTCTCCGAGACGTCCAATaccagagagcgagacagggaccgagagcgagagaggag GCGACCGGAGATCACCATCCTGTCTGCTGAGCCGCTGGCCTCCACCTCCTGGTTCCCAGGGGCCTCTGGGGGTTTcccaccaccccctcctcctgccGCACAGATCTGGGGACCCACAATCCCTCCGTCCATACAG CCGCCTCCTTCGTACGAGGAGGTAATCAGGGAGAAGACACAGGAGCAGGTtctccttccttcttcttcttcctcttcctcttcatccccaTCTTCATCCTTAACACGTCCGATTTCCACAACAACAATCGCCACACAGACTGACCCAGGATCTGCCCCTGATCCACAAGACCCTCAGG TGAGCAGACCGGTGAGACCCCCCCgaccctcccctctctccaatCCTCCCAAATCATCTCCCGTcgatgacatcaccaccaccgcCAGCCAATCAACACCCACATCCCTGAACAGTGACTGTGTCGGAACAAACACGGAGCCCGAGACGGTCCCTCACGCCTCGGCTCTCACACAGTGCTGCAACGTCCTCACGCAGCTTGGTTCACCTTTGACCTCGACCACTTGTGCCCAAACTGACCAGCGGGATCAGGCTTTTACTGCAGTTGACTCTCCTCCCTCCGCTTCTTCTCAAGTCCCGCTGGAGCGTCCTAGACCACGCCCTCGCTCTAAGCTCGGTGTCCAGCGAATCAGCAGGAGCGAGGTCAAAGTTCAGACTTTGGTGAAGCTACGTGAGGACGGTTACGCCACGCTCGCCGCCCGTGCTCAAGCTGACTCCACCAACCCAGAGGTTAGTCAGGGGAAGtacctgcaggagctgctggacgCCTTCAGCTCAGACGACTGGGGCTTTCCTGATCAGCACAGCGACAGCAGCGAGCACAGCCGGTCAGAgagcgaggacgaggacgaggacatgGCGGCGCTGAAGGCGAGGATACAAGCGTTCGAGAAGCAGCAGGTGGCTGATGGGAGCTGTGGGGAAACTAACGACGGAGACTTTGTTGTGACAAAGAAACCTGAACCCCGGCCACGCCCTCGTCTCCAACCGGCAAAATCTGCCCCTCCCACTGTCGCTCCAAAACCCAAAAACTTTTCACACTCTTCCAAACCATCCAGCAAAGTCTTCTGGGAAGATGTTTGTTTGACAGCAGAGTCGGTTGCACAGGAAACACttgagtctctctctgaagAGTCAAACGCTGAAACTCCAACACCTCCAGAGTCGGCACCTTGTGTCCTGAAACCTGCTGCAGCACCTTCCAAACCGTCAGTCGCACCAAAACCACAGCCTGCTTCAGAAACACCCCCGTCATCTAACCTCTCTTCTCCTGCCTCGGCCCCCGTCCCGGCCCCCAGGCCCCCTCCACCCAAACTCACAGCCTCTCTCAGCGAAGCTCCGAACCCCAAACCTCCACCCAGACCTCCAGTCGCCCCCAGGGCCTGCGTCGGAGCAGCACAACAGGACAAGAGCAACACAGCTGGGCAGAGCATCCCGACTCTTCCCCCGAGACCCTCGGTGGAGGTCAGCGTTGGAGCACAGGCCGAGCCTCAGGCAGAGGAGACGCAGGACGATGCAAAACCAACTG TGAAAGTAGGAAGTGTTCGTCCAGGCGTCCCGACCAAACCGGCAGCACTGACCTCCCACCGCAGAGTCAGCg TTCCAAATCTGGCTCCCAAACCTACCGGCACTTCACCAACACCTCCAGATCCAAACCCGGTCTCATCCAAATCTGCAGCTGCTCCGGCTCAGGCCCCCAAACCATCAGGACCACCGGCTGCCACCACCACACCGGTTCCAGCCAAACCCCCCGTCACAGCTCCGGCTCCGTCCCTGAGGAAAAGCCCTGTGATCCAGCAGAAAGCAGAAAGTACCAGAGCTGCAAACCCCTCAGACCCCCCACTTCCTCGCCG GCCCTCAGGTGAaaagctcctccccctccgtCCTCCACCAATCAAATCCACTCCTGGGCGCCCGCCACCTCCGGCCGTCAACTCGACCTCCTCAGCCAACCAGATCCCTCCGTCTTCCAGAGCCAGTCCCGCCCTCTCCGTGTCACCAGCCGCCCAGAGTTCACAGACCACTCCCCCTCCTGTAACAGCCAATAAGCTGCCGGCTCAGAGGGTCTCAAAAAGAGGACCCCCTCTGCCCCCACGGCCCAAACCTGGACATCCTCTTTATACCAGCTACACg AAACAGGAAGTCCTGATTGTCCTGGACGACCCGCTGCCCTCAGAGCGTCTCCCTGATGAAGGAGTTGGTCAAACCTCCGTTGTCCCGCTCATCAACCCATCACAGTGTCTCCTCGACTTGGACACACAACCAGAGCCTGTCCCTGATCAGGACGGCCAATCAAAACCCTCTCTGGAGGACGTCAGCCTATCAGAGTCACAG TCCATCCTGCCCGTGCAGCCTCCTGAACAGAAAGATCAACCGGACCCTCCTCCCGTCAG CGGCCCTCGCTGCGTCGCCTTGTTCGACTAcgagggagaggagggcgatGAGCTCACCTTCTCCCAGGGTGATGTCATCGCCCTGCTGGAGCTCAAAGGACCAGAGTGGGGGCGGGGCCAGATCCACGGGCGAATAGGAATATTCCCCCTGAGCTTCACTGAGGTGGTGGAGCCGCTTCCACAGACGCCGACATCACTGGAGGAAACCAGTAAGGCCACAGCGATGGATACTacagtgaaagaaaataacG AACCAAAGACCTCACAGGACTCGAACTCTGAG gtggaggaggaggtggaggtggaggagtgggCTGTGGCTCTGTTTGACTTCCCCGGTCAGACTGAAGAGGACCTGTCCTTCCACAAGGGGGCACTGATCCGAGTGATTAAGCACATTGACactgagtggaggagaggaagactggaggggagggaggggcttTACCCTGCTGCGTTCACACAGCTACACCAGg TCCAGCCAATCCCAGACCAGCAGTCGGCCGTTAAAGGGGCGGGCAAGGCTTTGTTTGACTTCACAGCAGAGAGCGAGGACGAGCTCACGCTGAAG GCCGGTGATGATATAACACAGGTGGAGTTTGTGGATGAGCAGTGGATTCTGGGAGTTGTTGGTGGGAGACGTGGGTTATTCCCGAAAAACTACATTTCTTTTCTCTGA